Proteins from one Streptococcus mitis B6 genomic window:
- a CDS encoding PTS system mannose/fructose/sorbose family transporter subunit IID — MTNSNYKLTKEDFNQINKRSLFTFQLGWNYERMQASGYLYMILPQLRKMYGDGTPELKEMMKVHTQFFNTSPFFHTIIAGFDLAMEEKDGVGSKDAVNGIKTGLMGPFAPLGDTIFGSLVPAIMGSVAATMAIAGQPWGIFLWIAVAVAYDIFRWKQLEFAYKEGVNLINNMQSTLTALIDAASVLGVFMMGALVATLINFEISYKLPIGEKMIDFQDILNSIFPRLLPAIFTAFIFWLLGKKGMNSTKAIFIIIVLALVLSALGHFALGM, encoded by the coding sequence ATGACGAATTCTAATTACAAACTAACAAAAGAAGATTTTAATCAAATCAACAAACGTAGCTTGTTTACTTTCCAATTAGGTTGGAACTACGAACGTATGCAAGCTTCTGGTTACCTTTACATGATTTTGCCTCAATTGCGTAAAATGTATGGGGATGGAACTCCTGAATTGAAAGAAATGATGAAAGTTCATACTCAATTCTTCAATACTTCACCATTCTTCCATACCATTATCGCTGGTTTTGACCTTGCCATGGAAGAAAAAGATGGTGTAGGTTCAAAAGACGCCGTTAACGGTATCAAGACAGGTTTGATGGGGCCATTCGCTCCTCTTGGGGATACAATCTTTGGTTCACTTGTACCTGCTATCATGGGGTCAGTCGCAGCAACTATGGCTATCGCTGGCCAACCTTGGGGTATCTTCCTTTGGATTGCAGTTGCAGTTGCTTATGACATCTTCCGTTGGAAACAGTTGGAATTTGCCTACAAAGAAGGGGTTAACCTTATCAACAACATGCAAAGTACCTTGACAGCTTTGATTGACGCTGCATCTGTACTTGGTGTCTTCATGATGGGTGCTCTTGTAGCAACATTGATTAACTTTGAAATTTCTTACAAGTTGCCAATCGGTGAAAAGATGATTGACTTCCAAGACATCTTGAACTCAATCTTCCCACGCTTGCTTCCAGCAATCTTTACTGCCTTTATCTTCTGGTTGCTTGGTAAGAAAGGTATGAACTCTACTAAAGCTATCTTTATTATTATCGTACTTGCTTTGGTTCTTTCTGCCCTTGGTCACTTTGCACTTGGAATGTAA
- a CDS encoding PTS sugar transporter subunit IIA, whose translation MTKSLILVSHGRFCEELKGSTEMIMGPQDNIYTVALLPEDGPEEFTAKFKAAIEGLDDFLVFADLLGGTPCNVVSRLIMEGRDIELYAGMNLPMVIEFINASLTGADADYKSRAAESIVKVNDLLAGFDDDEDE comes from the coding sequence ATGACCAAATCATTAATTTTGGTGAGCCATGGTCGCTTCTGTGAGGAGCTTAAAGGTAGCACAGAAATGATTATGGGCCCACAAGACAATATTTATACAGTAGCTCTTCTTCCAGAAGATGGCCCAGAAGAATTTACTGCAAAATTTAAAGCTGCTATTGAAGGATTGGACGATTTCCTAGTCTTTGCGGATCTTCTCGGTGGAACACCATGTAACGTGGTAAGCCGTTTGATTATGGAAGGTCGTGACATCGAACTTTACGCAGGGATGAATCTTCCAATGGTGATTGAATTTATCAATGCTAGCCTTACAGGTGCAGATGCGGACTACAAGAGCCGTGCTGCAGAAAGCATTGTGAAAGTCAATGACCTGTTAGCGGGCTTCGATGATGACGAAGATGAATAA
- a CDS encoding SIS domain-containing protein, with protein sequence MLHYTKEDLLELGAEITTREIYQQPDVWKEAFESYQEQREEIAAFLQGIADKHDYIKVILTGAGTSAYVGDTLVPYFKEVYDERKWNFNAIATTDIVANPETYLKKDVATVLVSFARSGNSPESVATVDLAKALVDELYQVTITCASDGKLALQAHGDDRNLLLLQPAASNDAGFAMTSSFTSMMLTALLVFDPTEFAVKAERFEVVSSLARKVLDKAEDVKELVDLDFNRVIYLGAGPFFGLAHEAQLKILELTAGQVATMYESPVGFRHGPKSLINEDTVVLVFGTTTDYTRKYDLDLVREVAGDQIARRVVLLSDQAFGLENVKEVALGCGGVLNDIYRVFPYIVYAQLFALLTSLKVENKPDTPSPTGTVNRVVQGVIIHDYQK encoded by the coding sequence ATGCTACATTATACAAAAGAAGACTTGCTCGAATTGGGTGCAGAAATCACTACACGTGAAATCTACCAACAGCCTGATGTATGGAAAGAAGCTTTTGAATCTTATCAAGAACAACGTGAAGAAATTGCAGCTTTCCTACAAGGGATTGCTGATAAACATGACTATATCAAGGTTATCTTGACAGGTGCTGGGACTTCTGCTTATGTGGGAGATACCTTGGTACCTTACTTTAAGGAAGTCTATGACGAACGAAAATGGAATTTCAATGCTATTGCGACCACAGATATCGTTGCCAATCCAGAAACCTATTTGAAAAAAGATGTGGCAACTGTCCTTGTATCTTTTGCTCGTAGTGGGAACTCGCCTGAAAGTGTGGCGACTGTTGATTTGGCCAAGGCCTTGGTGGATGAGCTTTACCAAGTGACGATTACTTGTGCATCGGACGGTAAGTTGGCTCTTCAAGCCCACGGTGATGACCGCAATCTCTTGCTGTTGCAACCAGCTGCTTCAAATGACGCTGGATTTGCCATGACTTCTAGCTTTACGTCTATGATGTTAACAGCTCTCTTGGTCTTTGATCCTACAGAATTTGCTGTGAAAGCTGAACGTTTTGAAGTTGTATCTAGTCTTGCCCGTAAAGTTTTAGACAAGGCAGAAGATGTCAAAGAGCTTGTTGACCTAGACTTTAACCGTGTCATCTATCTAGGTGCTGGTCCATTCTTCGGACTTGCTCATGAAGCTCAGCTCAAGATTTTGGAATTAACAGCTGGTCAAGTAGCGACTATGTATGAAAGCCCAGTCGGCTTCCGTCACGGTCCAAAATCTCTTATTAACGAAGATACAGTTGTTTTGGTCTTTGGTACAACGACAGACTACACTCGCAAGTACGACTTGGACTTGGTTCGTGAAGTTGCTGGTGATCAGATTGCTCGCCGTGTTGTGCTTTTGAGTGATCAAGCCTTTGGTCTTGAAAATGTCAAAGAAGTGGCCCTTGGTTGTGGCGGTGTCTTGAATGATATTTACCGTGTCTTCCCTTACATCGTTTATGCCCAACTCTTTGCCCTATTGACTTCACTCAAGGTAGAAAATAAACCAGATACACCGTCTCCTACAGGTACGGTAAACCGTGTGGTACAAGGTGTTATCATCCATGACTATCAAAAGTAA
- a CDS encoding CAP domain-containing protein yields MKKIVFASALALTLAGAVLTTDVFANDRLVATQSADGYVLTSEVLNPSSGNVLVGIKGEFLTPDKQAILDAINKIRKEAADEGLVDKYVPIKWSTDLEKAAFARATEASITMDHTRLSSKELWSAFPTSNSIMGENLAWNHDGFLKAIEQWRSEKADYVKKKNSGSDNGKSGHYESLINPKFTHMGMAAFKNPNNQYKAITIAQTLGDDASSEELAGGYGSAVQYTEVTASNLSTVKTKATVVEKPLKDFRASTSDQSGWVESNGKWYFYESGDVKTGWVKTDGKWYYLNDLGIMQTGFVKVSGSWYYLSNSGAMFTGWGTDGSRWFYFDGSGAMKTGWYKENGTWYYLDEAGIMKTGWFKVGPHWYYAYDSGALAVSTTTPDGYYVNGNGEWVN; encoded by the coding sequence ATGAAGAAAATTGTATTTGCTAGCGCCTTGGCTTTGACCTTGGCTGGAGCAGTTTTGACAACTGATGTTTTTGCGAATGACAGGTTGGTGGCAACGCAATCTGCTGATGGTTATGTATTGACTTCAGAGGTGTTAAATCCTTCTAGTGGCAACGTTTTAGTTGGGATTAAGGGAGAATTTTTAACCCCAGATAAACAAGCTATTTTGGATGCGATTAATAAGATTCGTAAGGAAGCAGCTGATGAAGGTTTGGTAGATAAGTATGTCCCTATTAAATGGTCAACTGACCTAGAAAAGGCAGCTTTTGCCAGAGCTACAGAAGCATCTATAACCATGGATCATACTCGTCTTTCTAGCAAAGAGCTTTGGAGTGCCTTTCCAACTTCTAATAGTATAATGGGAGAAAATTTGGCATGGAATCATGACGGTTTTCTAAAAGCTATTGAACAATGGCGTTCTGAAAAGGCAGATTATGTGAAGAAAAAAAATAGTGGTTCAGACAATGGGAAATCTGGTCACTATGAGTCGCTAATTAACCCTAAATTTACACACATGGGGATGGCAGCTTTTAAAAATCCTAATAATCAATACAAAGCTATTACAATTGCTCAAACTCTAGGTGATGATGCTTCTTCAGAGGAATTGGCTGGTGGATATGGTTCTGCTGTTCAGTATACAGAAGTGACTGCCTCAAACCTTTCAACAGTTAAAACTAAAGCTACGGTTGTAGAAAAACCACTGAAAGATTTTAGAGCGTCTACGTCTGATCAGTCTGGCTGGGTGGAATCTAATGGTAAATGGTATTTTTATGAGTCTGGTGATGTGAAGACAGGCTGGGTGAAAACAGATGGTAAATGGTACTATTTGAATGACTTAGGTATCATGCAGACTGGATTTGTAAAAGTTTCTGGTAGCTGGTATTACTTGAGCAATTCAGGTGCTATGTTTACAGGCTGGGGAACAGATGGTAGCAGATGGTTCTACTTTGACGGCTCAGGAGCTATGAAGACAGGCTGGTACAAGGAAAATGGCACTTGGTATTACCTTGACGAAGCAGGTATTATGAAGACAGGTTGGTTTAAAGTTGGACCACACTGGTACTATGCCTACGATTCTGGAGCTTTGGCTGTGAGCACAACAACACCAGATGGTTACTATGTAAATGGTAATGGTGAATGGGTAAACTAG
- a CDS encoding nucleoside phosphorylase yields the protein MIQKHAIPILEFDDNPQAVIMPNHEGLDLKLPKKCIYAFLEEEIDRYAREVGADCVGEFVSATKTYPVYVVNYKGEEICLAQAPVGSAPAAQFMDWLIGYGVEQIISTGTCGVLADIEENAFLVPVRALRDEGASYHYMAPSRYMEIQSEAIAAIERVLEVRGIPYEEVMTWTTDGFYRETAEKVAYRKEEGCAVVEMECSALAAVAQLRGVLWGELLFTADSLADLDQYDSRDWGSEAFEKALELCLEITSQI from the coding sequence ATGATTCAGAAACATGCGATTCCCATTTTAGAGTTTGATGATAACCCTCAGGCGGTCATTATGCCGAATCATGAAGGCTTGGATTTAAAGTTACCAAAGAAGTGCATCTATGCATTTTTGGAAGAGGAGATTGACCGCTATGCGAGGGAAGTAGGGGCGGACTGTGTAGGCGAATTCGTTTCTGCCACTAAGACCTATCCAGTCTATGTCGTGAACTACAAAGGCGAGGAAATTTGTCTGGCTCAGGCTCCTGTCGGTTCAGCTCCAGCAGCCCAGTTTATGGATTGGTTGATTGGCTATGGTGTGGAGCAGATTATTTCAACCGGAACCTGTGGTGTGCTGGCTGATATAGAAGAAAATGCCTTTCTAGTTCCTGTTCGCGCTCTGCGAGATGAAGGAGCTAGTTATCACTATATGGCACCTTCTCGTTATATGGAAATTCAGTCAGAGGCTATTGCTGCTATTGAGCGAGTTTTGGAAGTCAGAGGGATTCCTTATGAAGAAGTTATGACCTGGACGACAGATGGTTTTTACCGAGAAACGGCTGAAAAGGTGGCTTATCGCAAGGAAGAAGGCTGTGCTGTTGTGGAGATGGAGTGTTCTGCGCTTGCGGCAGTAGCCCAACTGCGTGGGGTTCTCTGGGGAGAATTGTTGTTCACAGCTGATTCCTTAGCAGACTTGGACCAGTACGATAGTCGTGACTGGGGTTCAGAAGCTTTCGAGAAGGCCTTGGAACTCTGCCTTGAGATAACTTCTCAGATCTAG
- a CDS encoding TrkH family potassium uptake protein, producing the protein MLFKLFVKKIERALGGLSPARRIFLSFAGVIFIGSLLLSLPFVQANGSQATYFDHLFTTVSMVCVTGLFTQPVATTYNVWGQLICMFLIQIGGLGLMTFIGVFYIQGKQKLSLRSRETIQESFSYGETRSLKAFMRSIFLTTFLVEGLGAFLLSFRFIPEFGWGRGIFTSIFLAISAFCNAGFDNFGSNSLVSFQTDPLINLVIAGLIITGGLGFMVWFDLATQFDKKKKRRLRFHTKLVLFLTAGILLFGTVSTLFTEWHNPGTIGNLSVPEKVLVSFFQTVSMRTAGFASIDYTQARPVTLFIYILQMFLGGAPGGTAGGLKITTFFVLLVFARSELLGLPHANVAQRTIEARTVQKSFSVFIIFLMTFLLGLVLLGITAEGTPRFIYLMFETISALATVGVTANLTPELGKLALSIVMVLMFIGRIGPLTLLVSLADYQPDKKDLIQYMKADISIG; encoded by the coding sequence ATGTTATTCAAATTATTTGTGAAAAAAATTGAAAGAGCTTTGGGTGGACTTTCGCCAGCTCGTCGGATTTTTCTGAGTTTCGCTGGAGTTATTTTTATAGGCTCTCTTCTTTTGAGTTTGCCTTTTGTTCAGGCAAATGGTTCTCAGGCCACTTATTTTGACCATCTTTTTACGACGGTGTCCATGGTCTGTGTGACTGGCCTTTTTACGCAACCAGTGGCTACTACCTATAATGTCTGGGGTCAGTTGATTTGTATGTTCTTGATACAGATTGGTGGTCTGGGGCTCATGACTTTTATCGGGGTCTTTTATATTCAGGGCAAGCAAAAGCTCAGTCTTCGCAGTCGTGAAACCATTCAGGAAAGCTTTAGTTACGGGGAGACTCGGTCGCTGAAAGCCTTTATGCGGTCTATCTTTTTGACGACTTTTCTGGTGGAGGGCTTGGGTGCTTTTCTACTAAGTTTTCGTTTTATTCCTGAGTTTGGCTGGGGACGAGGCATTTTTACCTCTATCTTTTTAGCCATTTCAGCCTTTTGTAATGCTGGTTTTGATAATTTCGGCAGTAACAGTTTAGTGTCTTTTCAGACGGACCCCTTGATCAATCTGGTCATTGCTGGTTTGATTATCACGGGTGGTCTTGGCTTTATGGTCTGGTTTGACTTGGCAACCCAGTTTGACAAGAAGAAAAAACGCCGTCTGCGTTTCCACACCAAACTAGTCCTCTTCTTGACTGCAGGGATTTTGCTGTTTGGGACAGTATCCACACTCTTTACGGAGTGGCACAATCCAGGAACGATTGGCAATCTCAGTGTTCCAGAGAAAGTGCTGGTTAGCTTTTTCCAAACCGTTAGCATGAGAACGGCCGGTTTTGCTTCTATTGACTACACTCAAGCTCGACCTGTGACCTTGTTTATCTATATCCTACAGATGTTTCTGGGTGGAGCGCCTGGAGGGACGGCTGGGGGGCTCAAGATTACGACTTTCTTTGTCTTATTGGTCTTTGCGCGTAGTGAATTGCTGGGCTTACCTCATGCCAATGTTGCTCAGAGAACTATTGAGGCTCGAACAGTCCAAAAATCCTTTAGTGTCTTCATTATCTTTTTGATGACCTTCCTGTTGGGCTTGGTGTTGCTGGGAATTACAGCAGAAGGAACACCGCGATTTATCTACCTTATGTTTGAGACCATTTCAGCTCTTGCGACAGTTGGGGTAACGGCAAATCTGACACCAGAATTGGGCAAACTAGCTCTCAGCATTGTCATGGTGCTCATGTTTATTGGCCGTATCGGTCCCTTGACCTTGCTGGTTAGTCTAGCGGATTACCAGCCTGATAAGAAAGATTTGATTCAGTATATGAAAGCAGATATTAGTATTGGATAA
- a CDS encoding potassium channel family protein yields the protein MSDRTIGILGLGIFGSSVLTALAKQDMNIIAIDDHAERINQFEPVLARGVVGDITDEELLRTAGIDTCDTVVVATGENLESSVLAVMHCKSLGVPRVIAKVKSQTAKKVLEKIGADSVISPEYEMGQSLAQTILFHNNVDVFQLDKNVSIVEMKIPSVWAGQSLSQLDLRGKYNLNVLGFREQENSPLDVQFGPNDLLKADAYILAVINNQYLDDLAELNS from the coding sequence ATGTCAGATCGTACGATTGGAATTTTAGGCTTGGGGATTTTCGGGAGTAGTGTCCTGACGGCCCTAGCCAAGCAAGATATGAATATCATTGCCATTGATGACCACGCTGAGCGTATCAATCAATTTGAGCCAGTTTTGGCGCGTGGAGTTGTGGGCGATATTACAGATGAGGAACTCCTCAGAACTGCAGGAATTGATACCTGTGATACGGTTGTAGTGGCAACAGGGGAAAATCTGGAGTCGAGTGTGCTTGCAGTCATGCATTGTAAGAGTCTAGGTGTACCAAGGGTTATTGCCAAGGTCAAAAGCCAGACAGCCAAGAAGGTTCTGGAAAAAATCGGTGCTGACTCGGTGATCTCACCTGAGTATGAAATGGGGCAGTCCCTAGCGCAGACCATTCTCTTTCATAACAATGTCGATGTCTTTCAGCTGGATAAAAATGTCTCTATCGTGGAGATGAAAATTCCGAGTGTTTGGGCAGGTCAAAGTCTGAGCCAGCTAGATCTACGTGGCAAATACAATCTCAATGTCCTAGGATTTCGTGAACAAGAAAATTCACCACTGGATGTCCAGTTTGGTCCTAATGACCTCTTGAAAGCAGATGCCTATATCTTGGCGGTCATTAACAACCAGTATCTAGATGACTTGGCAGAATTAAATTCGTAA
- a CDS encoding glycosyltransferase family 2 protein, which produces MKLLSIAIPSYNAAAYLHYCVESLVIGGEQVEILIINDGSQDQTQEIAESLSSKYPNIVRAIYQENKGHGGAVNRGLAEASGRYFKVVDSDDWVDPRAYLKILETLQELESQGQEVDAFVTNFVYEKEGQSRKKSMSYESVLPVRQIFGWDQVGNFSKGQYIMMHSLIYRTDLLRASQFQLPEHTFYVDNLFVFTPLQQVKTMYYLPVDFYRYLIGREDQSVNEQVMIKRIDQQLKVNRLLVDQLDLSKVGHPKMREYLLNHIEITTVISSALLNRAGTAEHLAKKRELWTYIQQENPEVFQAIRKTMLSRLTKHSVLPARKLSNVVYQITKSVYGFN; this is translated from the coding sequence ATGAAGTTATTGTCTATCGCCATCCCTAGCTATAATGCCGCTGCCTATCTTCATTATTGTGTGGAGTCGCTAGTGATTGGTGGTGAGCAAGTTGAGATTTTGATTATCAATGATGGGTCTCAGGACCAGACTCAGGAAATTGCTGAGAGTTTATCTAGCAAGTATCCTAACATCGTGAGAGCCATTTATCAGGAAAATAAGGGCCATGGGGGTGCCGTCAATCGCGGCTTGGCGGAGGCTTCTGGGCGCTATTTTAAAGTAGTTGATAGTGACGACTGGGTGGATCCTCGTGCTTACCTGAAAATTTTGGAAACCTTGCAGGAACTTGAGAGCCAGGGGCAAGAGGTGGATGCCTTTGTGACCAATTTTGTCTATGAAAAGGAAGGCCAGTCTCGTAAGAAGAGTATGAGTTACGAGTCAGTCTTGCCTGTTCGGCAGATTTTTGGCTGGGACCAGGTCGGAAATTTTTCAAAAGGCCAGTATATCATGATGCACTCGCTGATTTATCGGACAGATTTGTTGCGAGCGAGCCAGTTCCAACTGCCTGAGCATACTTTTTATGTCGATAATCTCTTTGTCTTTACCCCCCTTCAGCAGGTCAAGACCATGTACTATCTACCTGTCGATTTCTATCGTTATTTGATTGGGCGTGAGGACCAGTCTGTCAATGAGCAAGTGATGATTAAGCGCATTGACCAGCAACTAAAGGTCAATCGACTCTTGGTAGACCAGCTTGATTTATCTAAAGTAGGCCACCCTAAAATGCGAGAATATCTGCTGAATCATATTGAGATTACGACGGTGATTTCCAGTGCCCTGCTCAACCGAGCTGGAACAGCGGAGCATCTGGCAAAAAAACGGGAGCTGTGGACCTATATTCAGCAGGAAAATCCAGAGGTTTTTCAGGCTATCCGCAAGACCATGTTGAGTCGTTTGACCAAACATTCAGTCTTGCCAGCTCGCAAACTGTCCAATGTTGTCTATCAAATCACCAAATCTGTTTATGGATTTAATTGA